In Daphnia pulex isolate KAP4 chromosome 7, ASM2113471v1, one genomic interval encodes:
- the LOC124198594 gene encoding inositol hexakisphosphate and diphosphoinositol-pentakisphosphate kinase-like isoform X4, which produces MSYKELEVGYQGLKAASFYIGDESEGASATLANEAGLASDTLPTTYEYVYTSASSPTRTFHPNCPICLQKGEECQECPDDLLGSDLDPLLGRMEKEYVDTGKQVVAGICAMAKKSNSKPMREILARLDEFDYIKTIIFPEETILKEPVDKWPVCDCLISFHSKGFPLDKAVAYAELVRPYTINNLRKQFDLQDRRKVYGILRRAGIALPRFAILDRDSPDPSQHSLIESEDHVEVNGTVFNKPFVEKPVSAEDHNIYIYYPTSAGGGSQRLFRKIGSRSSVYSPESKVRKNGSYIYEDFIPTDGADVKVYTVGPDYAHAEARKSPALDGKVERDHEGKEIRYPVILSNLEKLIARKVCLAFNQTVCGFDLLRSFVCDVNGFSFVKNSAKYYDDCARILGNMILRRLAPTLHIPWALPFQLDDPPIVPTTFGKMMELRCVVAVIRHGDRTPKQKMKMEVRHPRFFALWASYESEVNGRHLKLKKPAQLQEVLDIARFLLSEVEAGSADRELEEKRGKLEQLKTVLEMYGHFSGINRKVQLKYQPRGRPQSGCSEEDTHNEPSLLLILKWGGELTPAGRVQAEELGRIFRCMYPGGNQGLGLLRLHSTYRHDLKIYASDEGRVQMTAAAFAKGLLALEGELTPILFQMVKSANTNGLLDNDGEASSLQHMVKSRLQELLQMDRELTENEHREINPCGARSIEAALHVIGNPVQCCVKVYELVCKLVEIVRSKRDDPKTKNGMLYHGETWELMARRWGKLEKDFKLRENPFEFDISKIPDIYDCIKYDIQHNQAALKFNHAQELYMLVKALADVVIPQEYGLSDQDKLAIGQGICNPLMRKIRADLQRNIEEDLPMSDESVNRLDPRYSHGVSSPGRHVRTRLYFTSESHLHSLLTVLRFGGLVEGGEGADEQWRRAMEYVSQISELNYMSQVVIMLYEDQTKDPTSEQRFHVELHFSPGVNCCVQKNLPPGPGFRTHHRNSSPTETSPNKSCPTSIPPGSSVCSPNCTRIEEEDLDIADVVDHSEQPKHSFLNLSVPVRTSRTSSGSESPSITPPNTLKIPIITSEPIPIRNSPGRNPLDSPHLSFPPTSNSSPSLMDVPGGLIMNSSNSSCASQHTPPRSYRVSKSPDFEPQGPRAKAHTISGVGVAAPTRSLDLDEDSDSMRRHRHSIPGHLNVLMTQRQSVVAKRKLSQHQHQHPALFSTAVISGSSSAPELTAILPSTGTAMGLGLANLAAIDPCVSVGVPAIRPLETLHNGLSLKQLDQFLEQMTTLQPLCSPLPGVVTSNPFKDL; this is translated from the exons ATGTCGTATAAAGAACTGGAAGTGGGATATCAAGGCTTAAAGGCTGCCTCTTTCTATATCGGCGACGAGTCCGAAGGAGCAAGTGCTACGTTAGCAAACGAAGCTGGGCTTGCAAGTGATACACTGCCCACAACCTATGAATACGTCTACACTTCGGCTAGTTCACCAACGAGAACTTTTCACCCAAACTGCCCAATTTGCCTCCAGAAG GGTGAAGAATGCCAGGAATGTCCTGACGATTTACTTGGCAGTGATCTGGATCCTCTATTGGGAAGAATGGAAAAGGAATACGTTGACACCGGTAAGCAGGTCGTGGCCGGCATTTGTGCCATGGCAAAAAAGTCTAATTCGAAACCGATGAGAGAAATTTTGGCAAGACTCGATGAATTTGATTACATTAAAACTATAATCTTTCCCGAAGAAACCATCTTGAAG GAGCCCGTTGACAAATGGCCAGTTTGTGATTGTTTAATATCGTTCCATTCAAAAGGCTTTCCATTGGACAAAGCTGTGGCTTACGCCGAGCTTGTTCGCCCATACACGATCAACAATTTGCGAAAACAATTTGATCTGCAG GATCGCAGAAAAGTTTATGGGATCTTGCGGCGGGCCGGGATCGCTTTACCTCGCTTTGCTATCCTAGATCGAGATTCCCCAGATCCAAGCC AACACTCGCTGATCGAATCAGAGGATCACGTTGAGGTTAACGGGACAGTTTTCAATAAACCATTTGTGGAAAAACCTGTTTCAGCGGAAGACCACAATATTTACATTTACTATCCGACTTCGGCTGGCGGCGGATCCCAGCGTCTATTCCGCAAA ATTGGAAGTCGGAGTAGCGTCTACTCGCCCGAGTCAAAAGTGCGCAAGAATGGATCGTATATCTACGAAGATTTCATACCAACTGATGGTGCTGATGTCAAG gTTTATACCGTGGGCCCAGATTATGCCCACGCTGAAGCAAGGAAATCCCCAGCGCTAGACGGCAAGGTGGAACGAGATCACGAGGGGAAAGAAATTCGATATCCAGTTATTTTATCCAATCTCGAGAAATTGATTGCTCGTAAAGTTTGTCTAGCCTTCAATCAAACCGTCTGTGGCTTTGACCTCTTGAG GTCGTTCGTTTGTGATGTCAATGGCTTtagttttgttaaaaattcgGCAAAATACTACGACGATTGCGCCAGGATTCTTGGAAATATGATTTTACGTCGTTTGGCGCCCACTTTACATATTCCCTGGGCTCTGCCTTTCCAGCTCGATGACCCACCGATAGTGCCTACGACATTTGGCAAGAT GATGGAATTGCGTTGTGTTGTGGCCGTCATTCGTCACGGAGATCGGACGCCGaagcagaaaatgaaaatggaagtTCGTCATCCCag ATTTTTTGCTCTATGGGCCTCCTACGAATCCGAGGTCAATGGACGccatttaaaacttaaaaaacctGCACAACTGCAGGAAGTACTCGACATAGCCCGCTTTCTCTTATCAGAAGTAGAAGCTGGTTCAGCTGATCGGGAACTAGAGGAAAAGCGCGGCAAATTAGAACAACTCAAAACTGTTCTAGAAAT GTATGGCCACTTTTCAGGTATTAACCGAAAAGTTCAACTCAAATATCAACCCCGTGGTAGACCCCAATCGGGCTGCAGTGAGGAAG acacacacaacgaaCCGTCTTTGCTACTAATATTGAAATGGGGCGGAGAACTTACTCCAGCCGGAAGAGTCCAGGCAGAAGAGCTTGGGCGTATTTTCCGTTGCATGTATCCAGGAG GCAATCAGGGATTGGGACTGCTTCGTTTGCACTCGACTTATCGCcatgatttaaaaatctatGCGTCAGATGAAGGCCGAGTACAAatgacagcagcagctttcGCAAAAGGTTTGCTAGCTCTTGAGGGGGAGCTAACTCCCATTTTGTTCCAAATGGTCAAATCGGCCAATACCAATGGATTACTAGATAATGACGGTGAAGCTTCTAGTCTGCAACATAT GGTGAAATCGCGTCTTCAAGAGCTACTGCAAATGGACCGTGAACTAACCGAAAATGAACATCGCGAGATTAATCCGTGCGGAGCGCGATCGATTGAAGCCGCTCTCCACGTCATCGGCAATCCCGTTCAGTGTTGCGTCAAAGTGTATGAACTAGTCTGCAAGTTAGTCGAAATTGTTCGGTCCAAACGCGATGATCCTAAAACAAAGA ATGGCATGTTGTACCACGGCGAAACATGGGAACTGATGGCCAGGCGTTGGGGTAAActagaaaaagattttaagcTGCGCGAAAATCCCTTCGAATTTGACATATCTAAAATTCCCGATATTTACGACTGTATCAAGTATGATATCCAGCATAATCAAGCGGCCCTGAA GTTCAATCACGCACAAGAACTGTACATGCTAGTTAAAGCTCTTGCTGACGTCGTGATACCGCAAGAATACGGCCTTTCAGATCAAGATAAATTGGCCATTGGGCAAGGAATATGCAATCCCTTAATGCGAAAAATACGTGCTGATTTGCAACGCAACATTGAAGAGGACTTGCCAATGTCGGACGAGTCTGTTAACCGCCTCGATCCCAG ATATTCGCATGGCGTTTCCAGCCCTGGCAGGCACGTTCGTACGAGGTTGTACTTCACCAGTGAGAGCCATTTGCACTCATTGTTGACCGTACTCCGTTTCGGTGGATTGGTAGAG GGAGGGGAAGGTGCCGATGAACAGTGGCGACGTGCTATGGAATACGTTAGTCAAATATCGGAACTCAACTACATGTCCCAAGTGGTTATAATGCTCTATGAAGACCAAACAAAGGATCCCACATCGGAGCAAAG ATTTCATGTTGAGCTACATTTTTCACCCGGTGTCAATTGTTGTGTGCAAAAGAATTTGCCTCCTGGGCCAGGATTCCGTACCCATCATCGAAACTCGAGC CCAACCGAAACATCGCCCAACAAAAGCTGCCCTACTTCAATTCCACCCGGATCATCGGTTTGCTCGCCTAATTGCACACGGATTGAAGAAGAGGATCTTGATATTGCAGACGTAGTGGATCATTCAGAACAGCCGAAACATTCCTTCCTTAATCTGTCTGTTCCGGTGCGTACTTCAAGGACTTCATCTGGATCTGAAAGTCCGTCGATAACACCTCCGAATACTTTGAAAATTCCGATTATTACATCGGAACCTATTCCGATAAG GAATTCGCCTGGAAGGAATCCATTGGATAGTCCTCATTTGAGTTTCCCGCCAACATCGAATTCATCGCCTTCACTGATGGATGTCCCCGGTGGTCTAATAATGAACAGTAGCAACAGTAGTTGTGCAAGCCAGCACACTCCACCACGCTCCTATCGAGTCAGCAAATCTCCCGATTTTGAACCGCAGGGTCCGAGAGCAAAAG CTCACACCATCAGTGGTGTTGGCGTTGCCGCGCCGACCAGGTCCCTAGATTTGGATGAAG ATTCCGATTCGATGCGACGCCATCGTCACTCGATTCCTGGCCATTTGAACGTCTTGATGACTCAACGCCAATCGGTAGTTGCCAAACGCAAACTTAGCCAACATCAGCACCAGCATCCGGCCCTATTCAGCACAGCTGTCATCAGCGGCAGTTCAAGCGCACCTGAATTAACAGCCATCTTGCCATCAACCGGAACGGCAATGGGCCTCGGTTTGGCCAATTTGGCAGCCATAGATCCTTGCGTTTCTGTGGGCGTACCTGCCATACGCCCTCTCGAGACACTTCACAACG GATTGTCTTTAAAACAGCTGGATCAGTTCCTTGAACAAATGACCACGTTACAGCCTCTCTGTAGTCCTTTACCAGGGGTGGTCACCAGTAATCCATTTAAAgacttgtaa
- the LOC124198594 gene encoding inositol hexakisphosphate and diphosphoinositol-pentakisphosphate kinase-like isoform X7, which produces MSYKELEVGYQGLKAASFYIGDESEGASATLANEAGLASDTLPTTYEYVYTSASSPTRTFHPNCPICLQKGEECQECPDDLLGSDLDPLLGRMEKEYVDTGKQVVAGICAMAKKSNSKPMREILARLDEFDYIKTIIFPEETILKEPVDKWPVCDCLISFHSKGFPLDKAVAYAELVRPYTINNLRKQFDLQDRRKVYGILRRAGIALPRFAILDRDSPDPSQHSLIESEDHVEVNGTVFNKPFVEKPVSAEDHNIYIYYPTSAGGGSQRLFRKIGSRSSVYSPESKVRKNGSYIYEDFIPTDGADVKVYTVGPDYAHAEARKSPALDGKVERDHEGKEIRYPVILSNLEKLIARKVCLAFNQTVCGFDLLRSFVCDVNGFSFVKNSAKYYDDCARILGNMILRRLAPTLHIPWALPFQLDDPPIVPTTFGKMMELRCVVAVIRHGDRTPKQKMKMEVRHPRFFALWASYESEVNGRHLKLKKPAQLQEVLDIARFLLSEVEAGSADRELEEKRGKLEQLKTVLEMYGHFSGINRKVQLKYQPRGRPQSGCSEEDTHNEPSLLLILKWGGELTPAGRVQAEELGRIFRCMYPGGQGNQGLGLLRLHSTYRHDLKIYASDEGRVQMTAAAFAKGLLALEGELTPILFQMVKSANTNGLLDNDGEASSLQHMVKSRLQELLQMDRELTENEHREINPCGARSIEAALHVIGNPVQCCVKVYELVCKLVEIVRSKRDDPKTKNGMLYHGETWELMARRWGKLEKDFKLRENPFEFDISKIPDIYDCIKYDIQHNQAALKFNHAQELYMLVKALADVVIPQEYGLSDQDKLAIGQGICNPLMRKIRADLQRNIEEDLPMSDESVNRLDPRYSHGVSSPGRHVRTRLYFTSESHLHSLLTVLRFGGLVEGGEGADEQWRRAMEYVSQISELNYMSQVVIMLYEDQTKDPTSEQRFHVELHFSPGVNCCVQKNLPPGPGFRTHHRNSSPTETSPNKSCPTSIPPGSSVCSPNCTRIEEEDLDIADVVDHSEQPKHSFLNLSVPVRTSRTSSGSESPSITPPNTLKIPIITSEPIPIRNSPGRNPLDSPHLSFPPTSNSSPSLMDVPGGLIMNSSNSSCASQHTPPRSYRVSKSPDFEPQGPRAKDSDSMRRHRHSIPGHLNVLMTQRQSVVAKRKLSQHQHQHPALFSTAVISGSSSAPELTAILPSTGTAMGLGLANLAAIDPCVSVGVPAIRPLETLHNGLSLKQLDQFLEQMTTLQPLCSPLPGVVTSNPFKDL; this is translated from the exons ATGTCGTATAAAGAACTGGAAGTGGGATATCAAGGCTTAAAGGCTGCCTCTTTCTATATCGGCGACGAGTCCGAAGGAGCAAGTGCTACGTTAGCAAACGAAGCTGGGCTTGCAAGTGATACACTGCCCACAACCTATGAATACGTCTACACTTCGGCTAGTTCACCAACGAGAACTTTTCACCCAAACTGCCCAATTTGCCTCCAGAAG GGTGAAGAATGCCAGGAATGTCCTGACGATTTACTTGGCAGTGATCTGGATCCTCTATTGGGAAGAATGGAAAAGGAATACGTTGACACCGGTAAGCAGGTCGTGGCCGGCATTTGTGCCATGGCAAAAAAGTCTAATTCGAAACCGATGAGAGAAATTTTGGCAAGACTCGATGAATTTGATTACATTAAAACTATAATCTTTCCCGAAGAAACCATCTTGAAG GAGCCCGTTGACAAATGGCCAGTTTGTGATTGTTTAATATCGTTCCATTCAAAAGGCTTTCCATTGGACAAAGCTGTGGCTTACGCCGAGCTTGTTCGCCCATACACGATCAACAATTTGCGAAAACAATTTGATCTGCAG GATCGCAGAAAAGTTTATGGGATCTTGCGGCGGGCCGGGATCGCTTTACCTCGCTTTGCTATCCTAGATCGAGATTCCCCAGATCCAAGCC AACACTCGCTGATCGAATCAGAGGATCACGTTGAGGTTAACGGGACAGTTTTCAATAAACCATTTGTGGAAAAACCTGTTTCAGCGGAAGACCACAATATTTACATTTACTATCCGACTTCGGCTGGCGGCGGATCCCAGCGTCTATTCCGCAAA ATTGGAAGTCGGAGTAGCGTCTACTCGCCCGAGTCAAAAGTGCGCAAGAATGGATCGTATATCTACGAAGATTTCATACCAACTGATGGTGCTGATGTCAAG gTTTATACCGTGGGCCCAGATTATGCCCACGCTGAAGCAAGGAAATCCCCAGCGCTAGACGGCAAGGTGGAACGAGATCACGAGGGGAAAGAAATTCGATATCCAGTTATTTTATCCAATCTCGAGAAATTGATTGCTCGTAAAGTTTGTCTAGCCTTCAATCAAACCGTCTGTGGCTTTGACCTCTTGAG GTCGTTCGTTTGTGATGTCAATGGCTTtagttttgttaaaaattcgGCAAAATACTACGACGATTGCGCCAGGATTCTTGGAAATATGATTTTACGTCGTTTGGCGCCCACTTTACATATTCCCTGGGCTCTGCCTTTCCAGCTCGATGACCCACCGATAGTGCCTACGACATTTGGCAAGAT GATGGAATTGCGTTGTGTTGTGGCCGTCATTCGTCACGGAGATCGGACGCCGaagcagaaaatgaaaatggaagtTCGTCATCCCag ATTTTTTGCTCTATGGGCCTCCTACGAATCCGAGGTCAATGGACGccatttaaaacttaaaaaacctGCACAACTGCAGGAAGTACTCGACATAGCCCGCTTTCTCTTATCAGAAGTAGAAGCTGGTTCAGCTGATCGGGAACTAGAGGAAAAGCGCGGCAAATTAGAACAACTCAAAACTGTTCTAGAAAT GTATGGCCACTTTTCAGGTATTAACCGAAAAGTTCAACTCAAATATCAACCCCGTGGTAGACCCCAATCGGGCTGCAGTGAGGAAG acacacacaacgaaCCGTCTTTGCTACTAATATTGAAATGGGGCGGAGAACTTACTCCAGCCGGAAGAGTCCAGGCAGAAGAGCTTGGGCGTATTTTCCGTTGCATGTATCCAGGAGGTCAAG GCAATCAGGGATTGGGACTGCTTCGTTTGCACTCGACTTATCGCcatgatttaaaaatctatGCGTCAGATGAAGGCCGAGTACAAatgacagcagcagctttcGCAAAAGGTTTGCTAGCTCTTGAGGGGGAGCTAACTCCCATTTTGTTCCAAATGGTCAAATCGGCCAATACCAATGGATTACTAGATAATGACGGTGAAGCTTCTAGTCTGCAACATAT GGTGAAATCGCGTCTTCAAGAGCTACTGCAAATGGACCGTGAACTAACCGAAAATGAACATCGCGAGATTAATCCGTGCGGAGCGCGATCGATTGAAGCCGCTCTCCACGTCATCGGCAATCCCGTTCAGTGTTGCGTCAAAGTGTATGAACTAGTCTGCAAGTTAGTCGAAATTGTTCGGTCCAAACGCGATGATCCTAAAACAAAGA ATGGCATGTTGTACCACGGCGAAACATGGGAACTGATGGCCAGGCGTTGGGGTAAActagaaaaagattttaagcTGCGCGAAAATCCCTTCGAATTTGACATATCTAAAATTCCCGATATTTACGACTGTATCAAGTATGATATCCAGCATAATCAAGCGGCCCTGAA GTTCAATCACGCACAAGAACTGTACATGCTAGTTAAAGCTCTTGCTGACGTCGTGATACCGCAAGAATACGGCCTTTCAGATCAAGATAAATTGGCCATTGGGCAAGGAATATGCAATCCCTTAATGCGAAAAATACGTGCTGATTTGCAACGCAACATTGAAGAGGACTTGCCAATGTCGGACGAGTCTGTTAACCGCCTCGATCCCAG ATATTCGCATGGCGTTTCCAGCCCTGGCAGGCACGTTCGTACGAGGTTGTACTTCACCAGTGAGAGCCATTTGCACTCATTGTTGACCGTACTCCGTTTCGGTGGATTGGTAGAG GGAGGGGAAGGTGCCGATGAACAGTGGCGACGTGCTATGGAATACGTTAGTCAAATATCGGAACTCAACTACATGTCCCAAGTGGTTATAATGCTCTATGAAGACCAAACAAAGGATCCCACATCGGAGCAAAG ATTTCATGTTGAGCTACATTTTTCACCCGGTGTCAATTGTTGTGTGCAAAAGAATTTGCCTCCTGGGCCAGGATTCCGTACCCATCATCGAAACTCGAGC CCAACCGAAACATCGCCCAACAAAAGCTGCCCTACTTCAATTCCACCCGGATCATCGGTTTGCTCGCCTAATTGCACACGGATTGAAGAAGAGGATCTTGATATTGCAGACGTAGTGGATCATTCAGAACAGCCGAAACATTCCTTCCTTAATCTGTCTGTTCCGGTGCGTACTTCAAGGACTTCATCTGGATCTGAAAGTCCGTCGATAACACCTCCGAATACTTTGAAAATTCCGATTATTACATCGGAACCTATTCCGATAAG GAATTCGCCTGGAAGGAATCCATTGGATAGTCCTCATTTGAGTTTCCCGCCAACATCGAATTCATCGCCTTCACTGATGGATGTCCCCGGTGGTCTAATAATGAACAGTAGCAACAGTAGTTGTGCAAGCCAGCACACTCCACCACGCTCCTATCGAGTCAGCAAATCTCCCGATTTTGAACCGCAGGGTCCGAGAGCAAAAG ATTCCGATTCGATGCGACGCCATCGTCACTCGATTCCTGGCCATTTGAACGTCTTGATGACTCAACGCCAATCGGTAGTTGCCAAACGCAAACTTAGCCAACATCAGCACCAGCATCCGGCCCTATTCAGCACAGCTGTCATCAGCGGCAGTTCAAGCGCACCTGAATTAACAGCCATCTTGCCATCAACCGGAACGGCAATGGGCCTCGGTTTGGCCAATTTGGCAGCCATAGATCCTTGCGTTTCTGTGGGCGTACCTGCCATACGCCCTCTCGAGACACTTCACAACG GATTGTCTTTAAAACAGCTGGATCAGTTCCTTGAACAAATGACCACGTTACAGCCTCTCTGTAGTCCTTTACCAGGGGTGGTCACCAGTAATCCATTTAAAgacttgtaa